One Desulfobulbus oligotrophicus DNA segment encodes these proteins:
- a CDS encoding hybrid sensor histidine kinase/response regulator codes for MKNRFDYQLVVLGFLATLVLAGLFYLPYLSVHTKTMDAFRLQQTLLAQQAEVGLQEYLTTYSTALTYLVQQAGIQQLDESGKSLLGDFLSMRGGDILSIERTDAAGIRLFIVPEIPNEAQEGATDHCRTLHEQNHPRVSDLYRLSDGVGQIFFSAAVRQEDEFAGCLSFSLPITRVAQRIFDQISFPHEEDVLLVNQSGVILTAPGVSLVGNSIHHLYVNNEDDVKVLRTALGSGEQKLVVLSEDRLTQNLQNPGKVYGLVYPLHLAADTSWSLVLLTPEHVVLGSMAEFRSQWLVVTAVAVTVVALLSLILSRIAVHRKEESEQRAAQKQLAMLLDLAPMGVFVLNAKAVVLYANQEALRMLEADGEQVVGQEFLSFFHRDTRHELARQLEGGTAARSRYKCGPIRLHTFSGAKREVVVHATLYQADPQPQWILIVHDVTDERIRAAQQQRLTTAVDQVKEAVLIADRQGIIDYANAALVEMTGYSMEECRGQSIRILWAEEQDTSFDLKIENVVDGGEVWRGRIINRRKDGTFFVAVATISPMRSTNGAVPHFVLVQRDVTQELELDSRLRQTQKMEAIGTLAGGIAHDFNNILGGIIGFTDLALLQSTPGTEAHTNLLHIRQGGKRAADLVQQILTFSRQSVIEKVPVPIAPLIKESLKLLRASLPTTIDIVQDMPASEMKMMVMAAPVQIQQIVMNLCTNAFYAMRETGGRLVIRLRLETVTIPGQNSGNSDKERAVLVVEDTGQGIGEEILSQIFTPFFTTKQPGEGTGMGLSVVHGIVQELGGQIDVQSKAGEGTVFTVCLPLVDQAGNNGLVNGSRPLSTGTEHILVVDDEKDIRETYKMMLSHLGYTVTTTGDPQEVTFLLEHAQEPIDLVLTDQTMPRMTGIDLTRDLRRKHLSVPVILCTGYSDRLNHEIALEAGASDLLMKPMDLQGLSAAVRSALDRIRNG; via the coding sequence ATGAAAAACCGATTTGATTATCAACTCGTTGTTCTCGGGTTTTTGGCCACACTCGTTCTGGCAGGGCTTTTTTATCTTCCCTACCTTTCAGTACATACTAAAACCATGGACGCCTTTCGTCTTCAGCAAACACTTTTAGCGCAGCAGGCGGAAGTCGGACTGCAGGAGTACCTGACCACATACAGTACAGCACTTACCTACCTGGTGCAGCAGGCCGGTATCCAGCAACTCGACGAGAGCGGCAAGAGTTTACTGGGTGATTTTTTATCGATGCGTGGTGGTGATATTCTGTCGATTGAGCGGACAGATGCCGCTGGTATCCGATTGTTCATTGTCCCTGAAATACCCAATGAGGCTCAGGAAGGTGCCACTGACCATTGTCGAACTCTGCACGAACAAAATCACCCCAGGGTGAGCGATCTGTATCGTTTGAGTGACGGAGTCGGGCAGATCTTTTTTTCTGCAGCAGTCCGGCAGGAAGATGAATTTGCCGGCTGCCTGTCTTTTTCTTTACCGATTACCCGGGTGGCACAACGGATTTTTGATCAAATTTCCTTTCCCCATGAGGAAGATGTTCTGCTGGTCAACCAGAGCGGCGTTATTCTTACCGCACCGGGCGTCTCTCTCGTCGGCAACAGCATTCACCACCTGTACGTCAATAATGAAGACGATGTGAAGGTTCTGCGTACTGCTTTGGGAAGCGGCGAACAGAAGCTGGTCGTCCTCTCGGAAGACCGTTTGACCCAAAACCTGCAGAATCCCGGCAAAGTGTACGGCCTGGTTTATCCGCTGCATCTTGCTGCCGATACGAGTTGGTCACTTGTTTTGCTGACGCCTGAACACGTGGTGCTCGGGTCCATGGCCGAATTCCGTTCTCAGTGGCTGGTGGTTACAGCCGTGGCAGTGACCGTTGTTGCATTGTTGAGTCTTATTTTAAGTCGTATTGCCGTTCATAGAAAAGAAGAATCTGAACAGCGGGCTGCCCAGAAACAGTTGGCAATGTTACTCGACCTCGCTCCAATGGGTGTCTTTGTTCTGAATGCCAAAGCAGTGGTTCTCTATGCCAACCAGGAGGCTTTGCGAATGCTGGAAGCCGATGGTGAGCAGGTTGTGGGGCAGGAGTTTCTCAGTTTTTTTCACCGGGACACCAGGCATGAACTCGCAAGGCAGCTGGAAGGCGGAACAGCTGCCCGATCCCGTTACAAGTGCGGGCCAATTCGGCTCCACACCTTTTCCGGGGCAAAGCGGGAGGTTGTTGTCCATGCCACACTCTATCAGGCAGATCCGCAGCCGCAATGGATTTTGATCGTTCACGATGTGACGGATGAACGGATAAGGGCAGCGCAACAGCAACGACTTACCACAGCCGTTGACCAGGTCAAAGAGGCGGTTTTAATTGCCGATCGTCAGGGTATTATTGATTATGCAAATGCCGCCCTCGTTGAAATGACCGGTTACAGTATGGAAGAATGCCGTGGGCAATCAATCCGGATATTGTGGGCAGAGGAGCAGGACACCTCGTTTGATCTGAAGATCGAGAATGTTGTTGATGGCGGCGAAGTCTGGCGGGGACGTATTATCAACCGGCGTAAGGACGGTACTTTCTTTGTTGCTGTTGCAACAATTTCCCCGATGCGCAGTACAAACGGTGCGGTGCCCCATTTTGTTCTCGTACAGCGCGATGTCACGCAAGAACTGGAGCTGGACAGCCGCCTGCGGCAAACACAGAAGATGGAGGCCATAGGGACGCTGGCAGGGGGGATTGCCCACGACTTTAATAATATCCTCGGAGGTATCATCGGGTTCACAGACCTTGCACTCTTGCAGTCAACCCCTGGTACGGAAGCGCATACCAACCTGCTGCATATTCGGCAGGGGGGGAAACGGGCAGCCGATCTTGTACAGCAGATTCTGACATTCAGCCGTCAGTCAGTGATTGAAAAGGTACCGGTTCCCATTGCACCGCTTATTAAGGAGAGTTTGAAGCTGCTTCGTGCAAGCCTGCCGACAACCATTGACATCGTGCAAGATATGCCGGCTTCTGAAATGAAGATGATGGTGATGGCTGCTCCGGTGCAGATCCAACAGATCGTCATGAACTTATGCACCAATGCATTTTACGCTATGCGGGAAACCGGTGGCCGTCTTGTTATCCGGCTTCGGTTGGAAACGGTAACGATACCTGGTCAAAACAGTGGAAACAGTGACAAGGAGAGAGCTGTTTTAGTTGTTGAGGACACTGGGCAGGGAATTGGTGAGGAGATCTTGTCGCAGATTTTCACACCCTTTTTTACGACTAAACAACCGGGCGAGGGGACCGGTATGGGATTGAGTGTTGTTCATGGTATTGTTCAGGAGTTGGGCGGTCAAATAGATGTACAGTCAAAGGCAGGGGAAGGGACTGTTTTTACTGTTTGTCTACCGTTGGTGGATCAGGCAGGGAACAATGGATTGGTAAACGGATCAAGACCCCTGTCAACCGGAACAGAGCATATCCTGGTTGTTGATGATGAAAAAGATATCCGTGAGACCTATAAGATGATGTTGTCACATCTTGGTTATACGGTTACCACGACCGGCGATCCACAGGAGGTCACTTTTTTGCTGGAGCATGCCCAGGAGCCGATTGATCTTGTGCTTACCGATCAGACAATGCCGAGAATGACCGGCATTGATCTGACGCGGGATCTGCGCCGTAAACATCTCTCTGTACCGGTTATCCTCTGCACCGGTTATTCTGACCGGCTGAATCACGAAATCGCACTTGAAGCCGGAGCCAGTGACTTGTTGATGAAACCTATGGATTTGCAGGGTCTGAGTGCGGCTGTACGCTCAGCGCTTGATCGGATTCGTAACGGGTGA
- a CDS encoding YcbK family protein, translating to MITENTTQPITSRRSFLLTATQVVLGLGLVSAPTIACAKAIKKRSLSFVHTRTQQELTLVYASGSAYDRRALTKINRFLRDYNTGQVHVIDPKLLDILWAVKGEMGNKGVYEIVSGFRSPKTNRLLRQGHSGVATKSLHMQGKAVDIRFSGASLAQVRQCALEMQCGGVGYYPRDGFVHLDSGQFRTW from the coding sequence ATGATTACAGAAAATACTACCCAACCAATAACATCCCGCCGTTCATTTCTTCTGACTGCAACCCAGGTTGTTCTGGGACTTGGACTGGTTTCAGCTCCCACCATCGCCTGCGCCAAGGCGATAAAAAAACGCTCCCTTTCTTTTGTGCATACTCGAACTCAACAGGAACTTACTTTAGTGTATGCTTCGGGATCGGCATATGATCGGCGGGCTCTTACCAAAATCAATCGGTTCCTGCGCGATTATAATACCGGGCAGGTGCATGTCATCGATCCGAAACTGCTGGATATCTTGTGGGCGGTGAAGGGAGAAATGGGCAATAAAGGTGTGTATGAGATTGTTTCCGGCTTTCGTTCACCAAAGACGAACAGGTTGCTGCGGCAAGGTCATTCCGGAGTGGCGACCAAGAGCCTGCATATGCAGGGCAAAGCAGTTGATATCCGGTTTTCCGGGGCGAGTCTTGCCCAGGTCCGACAGTGTGCCCTGGAGATGCAGTGTGGTGGTGTTGGTTATTATCCCCGGGATGGTTTTGTCCATTTAGATTCCGGGCAGTTCAGAACATGGTGA